A portion of the Oxynema aestuarii AP17 genome contains these proteins:
- a CDS encoding Uma2 family endonuclease, which yields MTSLTPSHPQTPPILENGDLLSRREFERRYRAMPSVKKAELIEGIVYMASPLRFEAHAEPDANIIGWLWNYKMATPGVRLGDNPSVRLDLDNEPQPDAVLLIDRPSGGQSSLGEEGYIEGAPELIVEIAASTASIDLRDKKRVYRRNRVREYWVWQVMDRKFDWFGLEGEEYISRVPDGDGIVRSGVFPGLWLAVPQLLAGEMGALMATLQAGLASPAHRAFVQQLEREGEGR from the coding sequence ATGACTTCGCTCACCCCTTCTCATCCTCAAACTCCGCCGATCCTCGAAAATGGCGATTTGCTCTCCCGTCGTGAATTCGAGCGACGTTACCGAGCAATGCCCTCCGTGAAAAAAGCGGAATTGATCGAAGGAATTGTTTACATGGCCTCACCTTTGAGATTTGAAGCCCATGCCGAACCTGATGCCAACATAATCGGTTGGCTTTGGAATTACAAGATGGCGACGCCGGGAGTGCGTTTGGGCGATAATCCGAGCGTGCGTCTCGATCTCGACAACGAACCCCAACCGGATGCGGTGTTACTCATCGATCGCCCCTCTGGCGGTCAAAGTTCCCTCGGTGAGGAGGGATACATCGAAGGGGCACCGGAATTAATTGTCGAAATTGCGGCGAGTACGGCTTCGATTGACTTGCGCGATAAAAAACGAGTGTATCGACGCAATCGGGTTCGGGAATATTGGGTATGGCAAGTGATGGATCGAAAATTCGATTGGTTTGGCTTGGAAGGAGAAGAGTATATTTCCCGAGTTCCCGACGGAGACGGGATCGTTCGCAGTGGGGTCTTTCCGGGCTTGTGGCTGGCGGTTCCCCAACTCCTGGCGGGAGAGATGGGGGCACTGATGGCGACGTTGCAAGCGGGATTGGCCAGTCCGGCGCATCGAGCCTTCGTGCAGCAGTTAGAACGAGAGGGAGAAGGCAGATAA
- a CDS encoding CHAT domain-containing protein produces the protein MARKRHLFFRDFQSFLMLGFLCMVAIAGPLSLRGSASDPANPGWIERGRLFYDRGQFQQAVEVWQEAARSRADRRDPTPVAIALSNLGTTWRELGEWKRAEMAIARSLSLVNSGEIPPEARRRVLAQALNARGHLEFDRGQLERAADTWEAAIAAYREAGDRLAADRVEISLAQALQGLGFYRRSRDRLEALHHRLSNEPDLALRSESLRALGNALRLVGDLERSRQVLQSSLSLARQLSGEQRRDLIGQILLDLGNTARADDDLTTALQAYRDAAATSDRVAVEADLNALAIAIRLLEGGDAQAQAIVTETIDRLPAQLDRLHPGRSQVYAQINFAQSLSELAQFDRRFSIGDPTRTPLPQEAIARLFADAVRTAEHLQDKRALSHALGSLGHLYEQNGQIADARQLTERALLLAQQIDAADIAYRWQWQLGRLAIAHDDRERAIVAYSEAVKSLQAIRYDLVTVNREVQFSFRDRVEPVYRELLGILLQGEGDRQPTQDRLRQALKVVEALQLAELDNFFRDACLDTQPVEIDRVDPHASIFYPLILENRLHTIVSLPGQPLRHFSHAVAKSEVEQTLIRLRQSLVKRSSFNYLQYGNQVYQWLIEPIAAELAAADVQTLVFVPDGLFRNIPMSTLYDGEQFLIENYAIALTPGLQILKPNPLKQSNLKALTAGISEARSGFSALPYVKTEIREIHQTLPGLLLLNENFTRSQLRESLLKTPFEIVHIATHGQFSSQAEDTFILAWDERINVNEFDNLLRVRERTSSSDEAIELLVLSACETASGDSRAALGLAGIAIKAGARSTLATLWYIDDAATAPLMVEFYRQLNRSTLTKAEALRQAQINLLKIPEYQHPIYWGPYVLVGNWL, from the coding sequence GTGGCAAGAAAACGGCATTTATTTTTCCGTGATTTCCAATCCTTTTTAATGCTCGGATTCCTTTGTATGGTGGCGATCGCGGGGCCTTTGAGTCTCCGTGGGTCGGCGTCGGATCCGGCGAACCCGGGATGGATCGAACGGGGACGGCTATTTTACGATCGCGGGCAATTTCAGCAAGCGGTGGAAGTGTGGCAAGAGGCGGCGCGATCGCGTGCGGACCGTCGCGATCCGACCCCCGTCGCGATCGCCCTGAGTAATTTAGGGACGACCTGGCGGGAATTAGGGGAGTGGAAGCGCGCCGAAATGGCGATCGCCCGCAGTTTGAGCCTGGTCAATTCCGGTGAAATCCCCCCGGAAGCGCGAAGGCGGGTTCTGGCGCAAGCGCTCAACGCGCGCGGTCATTTGGAGTTCGACCGGGGACAACTCGAACGCGCTGCGGACACCTGGGAAGCGGCGATCGCCGCCTACCGCGAAGCGGGCGATCGTCTCGCTGCGGATCGCGTCGAAATCTCCCTGGCTCAAGCCTTGCAGGGATTGGGCTTTTATCGGCGATCGCGCGATCGCCTCGAAGCCCTCCACCATCGGCTCAGTAACGAACCGGACCTCGCCCTGAGAAGTGAGAGTTTGCGCGCTTTGGGCAATGCTTTGCGTTTGGTCGGCGATTTGGAGCGATCGCGCCAAGTCTTGCAAAGTAGTTTGAGCCTCGCCCGACAATTATCCGGCGAGCAACGCCGCGATCTCATCGGCCAAATCCTGCTCGATTTGGGCAATACCGCCCGCGCCGACGACGACCTGACCACGGCGTTGCAGGCTTACCGAGACGCCGCCGCCACCAGCGATCGCGTCGCCGTCGAAGCCGATCTTAATGCCCTCGCGATCGCCATTCGCCTGTTAGAAGGGGGCGACGCGCAAGCACAAGCGATCGTGACCGAAACGATCGATCGCCTTCCCGCACAGCTCGATCGCCTGCACCCCGGACGATCTCAAGTGTACGCCCAGATTAATTTCGCCCAAAGTTTGAGCGAATTGGCACAGTTCGATCGGCGATTCTCCATTGGAGATCCTACGCGAACCCCCCTACCCCAAGAAGCGATCGCCCGCCTGTTCGCCGACGCCGTGCGGACCGCCGAACACCTGCAAGACAAACGCGCCCTCTCCCACGCTTTAGGCAGCCTCGGCCATCTTTACGAGCAAAATGGTCAAATTGCCGACGCGAGGCAGCTCACCGAGCGCGCATTGCTCTTAGCACAGCAAATCGATGCCGCCGATATCGCCTATCGCTGGCAGTGGCAACTCGGACGCCTCGCGATCGCCCATGACGACCGGGAACGGGCGATCGTCGCCTACAGCGAAGCGGTGAAATCCCTGCAAGCCATTCGTTACGATTTGGTCACCGTCAATCGCGAAGTGCAGTTTTCCTTCCGCGATCGCGTCGAACCCGTTTACCGCGAACTCCTCGGCATTTTGCTACAAGGTGAGGGCGATCGTCAACCCACTCAAGATCGTCTGCGTCAGGCCCTCAAAGTCGTCGAAGCCCTCCAACTTGCCGAACTCGACAACTTCTTTCGCGATGCTTGTCTCGACACCCAACCCGTGGAAATCGATCGCGTAGACCCCCACGCCAGTATTTTTTATCCCCTGATTTTAGAAAACCGCCTGCATACGATTGTCTCCCTTCCCGGGCAACCTTTGCGTCACTTCAGCCACGCCGTTGCTAAATCTGAAGTCGAACAAACCCTGATCCGACTGCGTCAAAGTTTAGTCAAACGTAGCTCTTTTAATTACTTACAATACGGCAATCAAGTGTATCAATGGCTGATCGAACCGATCGCCGCCGAGCTCGCCGCCGCCGACGTTCAAACCCTCGTATTCGTCCCCGACGGCTTGTTTCGCAACATTCCCATGTCAACCCTCTACGACGGCGAACAGTTCCTGATCGAAAATTACGCGATCGCCCTCACTCCCGGCTTGCAAATTCTCAAACCCAATCCTTTAAAACAGTCGAACTTAAAAGCCCTCACCGCCGGAATCAGCGAAGCGCGATCGGGGTTTTCCGCCCTTCCTTACGTCAAAACCGAAATCCGGGAAATCCATCAAACCCTACCCGGACTTCTCTTACTCAACGAAAACTTTACCCGGTCTCAACTGCGAGAAAGTCTCCTCAAAACTCCTTTTGAAATCGTCCATATTGCCACTCACGGTCAATTTAGTTCTCAAGCCGAAGATACATTTATTCTTGCTTGGGACGAGCGCATTAATGTCAACGAATTCGATAACTTATTGCGGGTTCGCGAACGCACTAGCAGCAGCGACGAGGCGATCGAATTACTCGTTCTCAGCGCTTGTGAAACCGCCAGTGGCGACAGTCGCGCCGCCCTCGGTTTGGCAGGAATTGCCATTAAAGCCGGGGCGCGCAGTACCCTCGCTACTTTATGGTATATCGACGATGCCGCTACCGCTCCTTTAATGGTCGAATTTTACCGCCAACTGAACCGTTCTACCCTGACCAAAGCCGAAGCGTTACGACAAGCTCAAATTAATTTATTGAAGATTCCCGAATATCAACACCCGATTTATTGGGGGCCGTATGTTTTGGTAGGGAATTGGTTGTAA
- a CDS encoding vWA domain-containing protein, producing the protein MKANYTLSQSLIAADSPSTVDLLITFQGSESDRQNFSRRPLNLSLVLDRSGSMAGAPLRYAIQAAQNLIDRLTDDDFVSVVIYDDIAEVIIPPQLVTDKAAIKTKIGKIRARGCTNLSGGWLLGCSQVQANQSPERINRVLLLTDGLANYGIRDPKVLTKTALEKAEADIVTTTLGFGDSFNEDLLINIANAARGNFYFIQSPDDASQVFDIEMESLVSIVAQNLKVKLQPEEFVEVGEILNNYRFSQVGNTVEVLLGDVYGVEQKPLAIPLTVSPRSLSGMTTIATVTYDYQTIVEGSIQEISDRFSITLTVGSEAEAQDIEPDPQVLEQTSQLRIAKLKDEAVSLADKGNFEQAVVKLRETIEELKRKTLDEFFDIAEEIAQLDYYAQCLENRKFDRAIRKEMRDQSYQTKTRDREDLKLRGTTTGAASGLEVTTNPDSGVLVKCERVGGKLRVRVISEGYNSDLNVQFPRSIREQDVTYVVDEITLSANGTFYRASGTIRRLVKPGEEKVSTQKTAQKGKKLQTAKAQGTATDLETTDTVGDGVLVQCIQDGKKLRARVVSDGYNPDYNIRFPRNIREEGILYVVDEVKENPQGGSYIAYGKIRRLVQ; encoded by the coding sequence ATGAAAGCTAACTATACCCTCAGTCAATCCTTAATTGCCGCAGACAGTCCCTCAACCGTAGACTTACTGATTACCTTTCAAGGATCGGAGTCGGATCGACAGAACTTCTCTCGTCGTCCCCTGAATCTTAGCTTAGTCTTAGATCGTTCGGGATCGATGGCGGGAGCTCCGCTACGATATGCCATTCAAGCTGCCCAAAATCTTATCGATCGCCTCACCGATGATGATTTTGTTTCGGTGGTAATTTATGATGACATCGCCGAGGTAATTATTCCCCCACAATTAGTGACTGATAAAGCCGCCATAAAAACCAAAATTGGTAAAATTCGCGCCCGGGGCTGCACCAATTTAAGTGGCGGCTGGTTATTGGGATGCAGTCAAGTTCAAGCGAACCAAAGTCCGGAACGGATTAATCGCGTCTTACTTTTAACTGATGGATTGGCAAATTATGGGATTCGAGATCCGAAAGTGCTAACCAAAACAGCCCTAGAAAAAGCTGAGGCGGATATTGTCACCACAACATTAGGGTTTGGTGATTCTTTTAACGAAGATTTACTGATTAATATAGCAAATGCCGCCCGGGGAAATTTCTATTTTATTCAGTCTCCCGATGACGCCTCCCAAGTGTTTGACATTGAGATGGAAAGTTTGGTGTCGATTGTGGCGCAAAATCTCAAGGTGAAGCTACAACCGGAAGAATTTGTTGAAGTTGGTGAGATTCTCAATAACTATCGTTTTTCCCAAGTGGGGAATACGGTAGAAGTTCTCTTGGGGGATGTGTATGGCGTCGAACAAAAGCCCTTAGCGATTCCCTTAACCGTGTCGCCGCGATCGCTATCGGGAATGACGACGATTGCTACGGTGACGTATGACTATCAAACCATTGTCGAAGGGAGTATTCAAGAGATTAGCGATCGGTTTTCCATTACCTTAACCGTCGGTTCAGAAGCAGAAGCCCAAGACATCGAACCCGATCCGCAAGTTTTAGAACAAACCTCTCAGTTAAGAATTGCCAAATTGAAAGATGAAGCTGTTTCTCTTGCGGACAAAGGAAACTTTGAACAAGCGGTGGTTAAGCTGCGAGAGACAATTGAGGAACTCAAACGCAAGACATTAGATGAATTCTTTGATATTGCGGAAGAAATAGCCCAACTGGACTACTATGCCCAATGTTTAGAAAATCGAAAATTCGATCGCGCCATCCGCAAAGAAATGCGCGATCAATCCTATCAAACTAAAACCCGCGATCGCGAAGATTTAAAGTTACGGGGTACGACAACAGGTGCAGCCAGTGGGTTAGAGGTAACAACGAATCCCGATAGCGGTGTTTTAGTTAAATGCGAACGGGTGGGAGGTAAGCTACGAGTTCGAGTAATTTCTGAGGGATATAATTCGGATTTAAACGTGCAGTTTCCTCGCAGTATCCGCGAACAAGATGTTACCTATGTCGTGGATGAAATCACCCTATCTGCGAATGGCACATTTTATCGCGCTTCCGGAACGATTCGCCGCCTCGTTAAACCGGGTGAAGAAAAAGTATCTACCCAAAAAACCGCTCAAAAAGGGAAAAAACTACAAACCGCTAAAGCCCAAGGAACGGCGACCGATCTGGAAACCACCGATACGGTCGGAGATGGCGTTTTAGTTCAGTGTATTCAGGACGGTAAAAAACTGCGAGCCAGAGTGGTTTCGGATGGCTATAATCCTGACTACAACATCCGTTTTCCGCGCAATATCCGAGAGGAAGGCATCTTATATGTGGTTGATGAAGTGAAGGAAAATCCCCAGGGAGGGTCTTATATTGCCTATGGAAAAATCCGCCGATTAGTTCAGTAG
- a CDS encoding cobyrinate a,c-diamide synthase, producing MAVVIAGERSGAGKTTIALSLLAYLQRQGSSVQSFKVGPDYIDPMFHEYVTGRPCRNLDPVLTSPDYVCRCFDRHVPAVEFALVEGVMGLFDGVNAPDGDRPEGDFASTAHIARLLDLPVVLTVDCARLSGSVAAIAHGYCHFDPRVKIAGVILNRVASDRHCELLENALEPLGLPILGILRRQDAIAIPDRHLGLVPTAELPDLDALFDRLAHLAARSFNWDLLFPLLQVARTPRGDCPALAEIAESARVTIAVARDRAFSFYYPDNLDRLRDAGAELVSWSPLADDRLPEGTNGLYFGGGFPEIFAESLAANDRLRDLVRGAIAAGMPTYAECGGLMYLCEHLVDFDGQSWPMVGILPTTAQMGSRLTLGYRKAIALQPTPILAKGETVCAHEFHRSHLTREPHSPIFQKSRYDRPQPLGDEGWHGTSQTLHASYLHLHWGDRSEIPARFVSHCADFARSEAFAALQRLR from the coding sequence ATGGCTGTAGTGATTGCAGGCGAACGCAGTGGGGCGGGGAAAACGACGATCGCCCTGTCACTGCTGGCGTATTTACAACGCCAAGGATCTTCCGTTCAATCGTTTAAAGTCGGGCCGGACTATATCGATCCGATGTTTCACGAGTACGTCACCGGGCGTCCCTGTCGCAATTTAGACCCGGTACTGACGTCTCCCGATTACGTCTGTCGCTGCTTCGATCGCCACGTCCCGGCGGTCGAATTTGCCCTAGTCGAAGGGGTGATGGGCTTATTTGACGGCGTCAATGCTCCTGACGGCGATCGCCCCGAGGGCGATTTTGCCAGTACGGCCCATATTGCCCGATTGCTCGATTTACCCGTAGTGTTGACCGTCGATTGCGCCCGTCTGTCGGGTTCCGTAGCGGCGATCGCCCACGGTTACTGCCATTTTGACCCGCGCGTCAAGATCGCCGGAGTCATACTCAATCGAGTGGCGAGCGATCGTCACTGCGAACTGCTCGAAAATGCCCTAGAACCCTTGGGATTGCCGATTTTGGGCATTTTGCGCCGCCAGGACGCGATCGCCATTCCCGACCGCCATCTCGGCTTAGTTCCGACTGCCGAACTGCCCGATCTCGACGCCCTGTTCGATCGCCTCGCCCACCTCGCCGCCCGGTCGTTTAACTGGGATTTACTCTTCCCCTTATTACAAGTGGCCCGAACCCCTAGGGGCGATTGCCCTGCCCTGGCGGAGATCGCCGAGTCTGCGCGAGTGACGATCGCCGTAGCGCGCGATCGGGCCTTCAGTTTCTACTATCCGGACAATCTCGACCGCCTGCGCGACGCCGGAGCTGAATTAGTCTCCTGGAGTCCCCTCGCCGACGATCGCCTTCCCGAAGGAACGAACGGCTTATACTTCGGTGGGGGCTTTCCAGAAATCTTTGCCGAATCCCTCGCCGCCAACGACCGCCTGCGAGATCTAGTTCGGGGGGCGATCGCGGCGGGAATGCCGACCTATGCCGAATGTGGCGGTTTGATGTATTTGTGCGAACATTTAGTCGATTTTGACGGGCAAAGCTGGCCGATGGTCGGAATTTTACCGACAACGGCCCAAATGGGTTCTCGCTTGACTCTCGGTTATCGCAAGGCGATCGCCCTTCAGCCGACACCGATCCTGGCAAAGGGCGAAACCGTTTGCGCCCACGAGTTTCACCGATCGCACCTCACCCGCGAACCGCACTCCCCCATCTTCCAAAAATCCCGTTACGATCGCCCCCAACCCCTCGGCGATGAAGGATGGCACGGAACTTCTCAAACCCTGCACGCCTCTTACCTGCACTTGCACTGGGGCGATCGATCGGAAATTCCCGCTCGCTTTGTGAGCCATTGCGCCGATTTTGCTCGCTCCGAGGCATTTGCCGCCCTTCAACGGCTAAGATAA
- a CDS encoding ShlB/FhaC/HecB family hemolysin secretion/activation protein: protein MLVASVTSVERAIAQNVPTDIPNPLPPSEPLPEQPPLLPPPEELLRPPSVSPSDPDAAPDATGEIPTTIEVDGFEVLGSTIFSDEELEDLLSSFINRPLSFAELLQARSAVTEYYNERGYITTGALIPPQTLENGIVKIQVVEGGLEEIQVSGTNRLSPNYIRSRLERAGQKPVNIEELLEALQLLQLNPLIENLSAELSAGTRTGENLLEVQIEEARAFGAEFKIDNGRSPSVGTFRQEINLNHGNLFGFGDAFGAAYARTEGSDQWDFDYTFPINSRNGTLNFSHSRTSSEIIEPPFDRVDIEAKSRTSEVTLRQPFLETPTREFALGLTAARRSSQTSLLGVDFPLSPGADDDGETRISALRFFQEWTERSSRQVLAARSQFSLGVGWFDATVNSSEPDSRFLTWRGQVQWLRVLGGQTGDPRGAATLLLRGDVQLSPEALVPLEQFGLGGFESVRGYRQDALLADNGAFASAEVRLPLYRTRGREFMVHLAPFIDVGTAWNSDGQQNPDSNTLVSLGMGLQLQLSDKLRARVDWGVPLVDINSRDRTWQENGIYFSVISNPF, encoded by the coding sequence ATGTTGGTCGCATCGGTAACCTCGGTGGAGCGGGCGATCGCCCAAAACGTACCGACAGACATTCCCAACCCCCTACCCCCCTCCGAACCCTTACCGGAACAACCGCCACTGTTACCGCCGCCGGAAGAACTGTTGCGACCGCCCAGCGTATCCCCCTCCGATCCGGACGCGGCGCCGGATGCGACCGGGGAGATTCCGACGACCATCGAAGTCGATGGCTTCGAGGTACTCGGTAGCACGATTTTCAGCGATGAAGAATTAGAAGATCTGCTTTCCAGCTTTATCAATCGCCCCTTATCGTTTGCAGAACTGTTGCAAGCGCGTTCCGCAGTCACCGAATATTACAACGAGCGGGGTTACATCACCACTGGGGCCTTAATTCCGCCCCAAACCTTAGAAAACGGGATCGTCAAAATCCAAGTGGTCGAAGGCGGACTCGAAGAGATCCAAGTGAGTGGAACCAATCGTCTCAGTCCCAACTACATCCGCTCTCGTTTGGAACGGGCCGGTCAAAAACCCGTCAATATCGAAGAACTCCTCGAAGCGTTGCAACTGTTGCAACTCAACCCCCTGATCGAAAATTTATCGGCGGAACTGTCCGCCGGGACGCGCACCGGGGAAAACCTGCTCGAAGTGCAGATCGAAGAAGCGCGCGCCTTCGGGGCCGAGTTCAAAATCGATAACGGGCGATCGCCGAGTGTCGGCACCTTCCGGCAAGAAATTAACCTCAATCACGGCAACTTATTCGGGTTTGGCGATGCCTTTGGAGCCGCTTACGCGCGCACGGAAGGCAGCGACCAGTGGGATTTCGACTACACCTTCCCGATTAACTCGCGTAACGGCACCCTCAACTTTTCCCACAGTCGCACGTCGAGTGAAATTATCGAGCCGCCGTTCGATCGCGTCGATATCGAAGCCAAATCGCGCACCAGCGAAGTCACCTTGCGCCAACCGTTTTTAGAAACCCCGACCCGAGAATTTGCCCTCGGGTTGACCGCCGCACGGCGATCGAGTCAAACCTCCCTCCTCGGGGTCGATTTTCCCCTCTCTCCCGGGGCCGACGACGACGGCGAAACGCGGATTTCGGCGTTACGCTTTTTCCAAGAATGGACCGAACGCAGTTCTCGCCAAGTGTTGGCGGCGCGATCGCAGTTCAGCCTCGGCGTCGGTTGGTTTGACGCCACGGTCAACAGTTCCGAACCGGACAGCCGCTTTTTGACGTGGCGCGGACAGGTACAGTGGCTGCGGGTACTCGGCGGACAAACGGGGGATCCGCGCGGGGCCGCGACCCTGTTGCTACGCGGTGACGTGCAACTGAGTCCGGAAGCCCTCGTCCCCCTGGAACAATTCGGCTTGGGCGGTTTTGAAAGCGTGCGCGGCTACCGTCAAGATGCCCTGCTCGCCGATAACGGCGCCTTTGCCTCCGCAGAAGTGCGCCTTCCGCTTTACCGCACCCGAGGGCGAGAATTTATGGTACATCTGGCGCCTTTTATCGATGTCGGTACGGCGTGGAATTCCGACGGTCAGCAAAACCCGGATTCCAATACGTTAGTGTCATTAGGGATGGGATTGCAACTGCAGTTGAGCGATAAATTACGCGCTCGTGTGGATTGGGGGGTTCCACTTGTCGATATCAATTCTAGAGATCGAACGTGGCAAGAAAACGGCATTTATTTTTCCGTGATTTCCAATCCTTTTTAA
- a CDS encoding zinc ribbon domain-containing protein — translation MAYTCNLGTGQQVYLENQGVQTVVTLVSSSAGQQQQASNGFSTGSWTAPPSLYRTPNGFVIQIDSERGQYFVQLQSGGAMSMMSSQPSLNNAQTLQVQQASSASFSGSSSQPMEPMKPMESMQPMEPMKPMEPMKPMKMGNMEMQTNPMQMKMGNMEMKMGDSSSDRSQQSGRHFCSQCGAAVKPDDRFCANCGHHLN, via the coding sequence GTGGCTTATACCTGCAACCTAGGAACCGGACAACAAGTTTATCTCGAAAATCAGGGAGTACAAACCGTTGTCACCCTCGTCAGCAGCAGTGCAGGACAACAGCAGCAAGCGAGTAACGGCTTTTCTACCGGATCGTGGACTGCCCCCCCATCCCTGTACCGAACCCCCAATGGTTTTGTCATCCAAATTGACAGCGAAAGGGGTCAATATTTCGTGCAGCTTCAAAGCGGTGGCGCGATGAGCATGATGAGTTCTCAACCGTCTTTAAATAACGCTCAAACTCTGCAAGTTCAACAAGCATCGAGTGCTTCTTTTTCTGGGTCTTCCAGTCAGCCGATGGAACCCATGAAGCCAATGGAATCGATGCAGCCGATGGAACCCATGAAGCCGATGGAACCCATGAAGCCGATGAAAATGGGGAACATGGAAATGCAGACCAATCCCATGCAAATGAAAATGGGAAATATGGAAATGAAAATGGGCGATTCTTCCTCGGATCGATCGCAACAATCCGGGCGTCATTTCTGTTCTCAATGTGGGGCGGCGGTGAAACCGGACGATCGCTTTTGTGCTAATTGCGGTCATCACTTAAATTAG
- a CDS encoding multicopper oxidase family protein codes for MKRRQFLTLSGSTVAAVLLSRCASNNTTQARPSPTVISSKGGLLDVDLEALSMNTTLSGRQFHLLGYNDRIPGPLLQAQPGDTVRLRFTNRIGQPTNLHYHGLHVPPTGNADNVFLKIPSGETLTYEFTLPENHPAGLFWYHPHYHGYVADQVFGGLAGAFIVRGELDEIPEIKAATEHVLLLKDYDPDAGRIGSRATRGMMGAHMAQMRGREGAVVTVNGEIQPTFNLSAGGLLRLRLLNASSSRFYRLSLEEHPFYLIATDGGAIAEPVELRELLLSPGERAEVLVRGDREPGQYRLLNLPYDRGGMGMMGGMMGRGPGGSANVTETLATITYHGQTDVLPLPKTLIPVETLPEPTQTRRFLLNHGMNPGRGMVFLINGRAFDHQRIDTTVGLNTVEEWELINTGVMDHPFHLHTNHFQIASVNGTPPPYRAWKDTVLVPFGQSVRIRIPFRDFGGKTVYHCHILDHEDLGMMGMLAIQDEVAIVK; via the coding sequence ATGAAACGCAGACAATTCTTAACCCTGAGTGGTTCGACTGTCGCCGCCGTCCTCCTCAGTCGTTGTGCCTCCAATAACACGACCCAAGCGCGACCGTCTCCCACGGTGATTTCCTCGAAAGGCGGTTTGCTCGATGTAGACTTAGAAGCTCTTTCGATGAATACCACCCTCTCCGGTCGTCAATTTCACTTGCTGGGCTATAACGATCGCATTCCCGGCCCACTTTTACAAGCCCAACCCGGCGATACCGTGCGCCTGCGCTTCACCAACCGCATCGGTCAACCGACCAACCTGCACTATCACGGCTTGCACGTTCCGCCGACGGGCAACGCCGATAACGTCTTTTTAAAAATCCCCTCCGGAGAAACCTTAACCTATGAATTTACCCTGCCTGAAAACCATCCGGCAGGCTTGTTCTGGTATCATCCCCACTATCACGGTTACGTTGCCGATCAAGTCTTTGGCGGTTTGGCAGGCGCCTTTATCGTGCGTGGCGAACTCGACGAAATCCCCGAAATTAAAGCAGCAACAGAACACGTCCTCCTTCTCAAAGATTACGATCCCGACGCGGGCAGGATCGGCAGTCGCGCGACGAGGGGCATGATGGGCGCTCATATGGCGCAAATGAGAGGTCGCGAGGGCGCCGTCGTCACGGTCAACGGCGAAATTCAGCCCACTTTTAACCTCTCTGCCGGGGGATTGTTGCGGTTGCGCCTGCTCAATGCGTCGAGTTCTCGCTTTTACCGTCTCTCTTTAGAAGAACATCCCTTTTATTTAATCGCTACCGATGGCGGTGCTATTGCCGAACCCGTGGAATTGCGCGAACTGCTGCTTTCTCCGGGAGAACGGGCGGAGGTTCTGGTACGTGGCGATCGCGAACCGGGCCAATATCGCTTACTTAATTTACCCTACGATCGCGGCGGCATGGGCATGATGGGCGGCATGATGGGGCGCGGCCCGGGAGGTTCGGCGAATGTGACCGAAACCTTAGCCACCATCACTTATCACGGTCAAACCGACGTTCTCCCCCTTCCCAAAACCTTAATTCCCGTAGAAACCTTGCCGGAACCGACACAAACCCGCCGTTTTCTGCTCAATCACGGGATGAATCCCGGTCGAGGAATGGTTTTTTTAATTAACGGTCGCGCTTTCGACCACCAGCGCATCGATACAACTGTAGGACTGAATACGGTTGAAGAGTGGGAATTGATCAATACTGGAGTGATGGACCATCCCTTCCATCTCCATACCAATCACTTTCAAATCGCTAGTGTCAATGGCACGCCGCCACCCTATCGCGCTTGGAAAGATACAGTATTGGTGCCGTTCGGCCAAAGCGTTCGCATCCGCATTCCCTTCCGCGACTTTGGGGGGAAAACGGTTTATCACTGCCATATTTTAGATCACGAAGATTTGGGAATGATGGGAATGTTAGCAATTCAAGATGAAGTAGCGATCGTCAAATAA